DNA from Nematostella vectensis chromosome 5, jaNemVect1.1, whole genome shotgun sequence:
TTGAATAGGCTCTAGTGATTGGACAACTTGCACAGCAATAAAGAAAGATCAAAATTCTGATGAAAACAACTTggtaagaagaaaaaaaaacaaagaattatCAGTGGCAACATTTGTGAATATTTGGGTTTCAATGACTATAAAATTATTGCCTTTAATATACAAGCCTGCGGGGTATTATTTTAAGGCCATTTAGTTGGtgtgtaaaaacaaaataaattgcaGACTGGAGACGTCTTTACCTCTATAAAATAATAAGTGCATTTGCTGTATATTGAGCTGGATTTGCTGTTTCTTTTAGCCCTCTCTTTCATGTCACCATGCAGCATTCGATGTGGTGTTTGTTGATCCATCTGGGTACCTAAATCTCTGTGCAAATGTCAGTAAGTCCACCTACTACAGAGTTCGCCATGAGGCAAAGCTTTCATTTCACCTATtggatgacagatttgtggaTGGTTTTTATGCAATGTTTATGAAACCAGTCCCCTTTATGCAGAAATTCGACCAATGCTTCAGGTAAATATACAGTAATTTCCTTGATTTCTTGTTGTTATATCTGTTGACTTGTGAACCTTTAGTGCGCCAATAACCTGTCCAAATGCCATCTATAATCCTTTGCTAGGACCATTACCTTTTCAAGCGTGATCTGTAACTCGTTGCTGGGCCCAATACCTGTTCAACTGTGATCTGTAATCCTTTACTCGGCCTAATACCTATTCAACTTTAATCTTTAACTCTTTACTGATCCCATAACCTGTTCAACTGTGATCCATAACCCTTTTCTGGGCCCATGACCTGTCCAACTGTGATCTGTTCCCCTGCACTGGGCCCATAACCTGTTCAACTGGATCTGTAACTCTTTTCCGGTCCCATAACCTGTTCAACTAGATCTGTAATTCTTTACTGGGCCCATAACCTGTTCAACTGTGATATGTAACCCTGCGCTGTAACAATAAGCtgttaaattttgaaaatgattCCTTTACTGTTCAACTACAATCTTTAACCCTTTACTGGGGCCATAACCTGTTCAAGTTTAGCCTGCTCCTTATATGACCTTTGCAATCAACAATTATCTAGTTTGGCCAACATAGAATGCCTCAAAAATGTCACGGAGAGGGTGGAACTGCAGCCCAGTATTCTTAGCCATGCAGGGGACTGGGTCCCAGTAGCTGTATCATGGCTGGTAGAGCTGCTTCACAAAGGACTCGGAAAGAGGGCAGAAATGATATATGTCAAACCCTCAGCATGCAAAGAGGTAATGTATCCGTTTTACTTCAATTAAGCAGTATTGGGTATTCCTTCAAATATTTAGGATATGATTATTGATTTGAAAAATGGTTCAAAGATTTTGGACATGATTGGAATGACTTGCAAacttaataaaatgttttgtctgGCCAGATTACCAATTTGAAAATTTAATGCCTTCCATGGAATTGTTACTTTGTAAAACGTTACAAGCTCTCTTTATTTCTCTTTCTAGTGGTCTGTGCGTGAGAATCCCCCCACCCTGCAACAGGACAGCGTGACCATTGGTTTGATACTCGATACTGATCACTCAGACAGTATCCTGGATTATGGTCCCCCTGGTGATAATACACTGGTGAgctcttcccccccccctggtgATAACACACAAGTGCATCACCTCCCCCTGGTGATAACACACAAGTGCATCACCTCCCCCCTGGTGATAACACACAAGTGCatcacctccccccccctggtGATAACACACAAGTGCATCACCTCCCCCCCTGGTAATAACACACAAGTGCATCACCCCCCCTGGTGATAACACACAAGTGCatcacctcccccccccccaccttctTAGTGATGACCCCCTGTTGATCCCCTACCCTGATCAAATTGCACTGTTGAGTGACCCCTCCACTATTAATTAAACCCTAGTATTAATACATTGTTTACTCCCCTCCTAGTAATGAAACACCTTTGAGTAACTCTTGTCTAAGTGATAACACACTGTTATGTCTTAATTTTGGGGGGTATTCCTCCCTCCATGGCAATAACAGATTTGTCATCCCCTATTCCCCATTTCTTAGCACAAGACATACATCAGCTAATGGCAATAGACCACTTTATCACCCATTGGTGACTTGAACTTTTAATTTGCAATTTCTACTGTATCTAACACTATATTTTATTACTGTTTTTAGACCCTTTACCTATGTATTGCACAATAGTATTCCAAAATATATTCCAACCAACAAATTTAAATCTGTAGCAGTACTTTTTGTGACTCAGAAATAGCAAGATTTCagaccttttttttcattcaggAAGCTGCTATATTCCGTGAGTTCTGGGGAAGTAAGTCAGAGCTGAGGAGGTTCAAGGATGGGTCGATTCTTGAAGCTGTTGTATGGCCGAGTAGCTCTGCTGGTGAAAGACGAACAGTGTGTGAACGTATTATCAAATACTTATTGAATAGGTGAGCACTGCATGTGAACTTACAAGCATTACGTCATACATGGCTAAATAAATCCTTGTGAACATACATATCAGCCACATCTGTCAAGGTCAAATTTGTGTCCAAATATGTTGGGTTTAGAATGCAGAGTATGTATTTTATTCTTAGAAAAACTGTGTAAACAAATCAATTATGTGTCAAAATATGTTCATGCACTGGTCGCTACATTCCAGTTCTAACGAAATCTGCTGCCACAACAAAATCAAAGAGACCAACTGATTTTGTGTCTGTAAAGTCATTGTCGCTCTCCTGTAATTCAGTCTGTTACTGCGAAtggaaacaaaaataaactaaCCAACTAAGGTGTTAAACTTACTAACTTcaaaaaacgaaaataaaCTATGTAACAACTAAAGTGTTAAACCCACTATAACTTCTTACTTTGTCATGCAGACATGGTAAGGTTGAGCCAGAAATGGTCAGGTTTGTGTCCAGTCAGCTCGACTGCCTCCTGCAAAGGAACAATGGCACCTCCACTACCCCGTCTGAAAGCCAACAGGCTCCTACAAGCAGTAGTATACAAGGGACTGGGGAGGAGAGCATGAGTCTAGTGATCAAGGCCTATGACTCACTATGTAAGGACATTCGCGGTTTGGAGTTGCCCCTGGCGGTTCACAGCTTACAGGGGATCAGCCCGATTTTTCGTGGAGCTGAGGTAAAGAAAATACAGTAATAAAAAATGTAGCATAATCATAATTCATTGCCGCTTTGAAATTAAGCCTATGGTTGCATCATCTGTAAACCTTGGTGAAAAGAAGGGATGGCAACTAAACTAAAGCCTAATTGCACAATAGCACTAGCATGCTATTTATTTCCTTTTGATATTCCCATTTCAACTTACAGTATGTTTGACAGGTCCATCCACCAAACCCGTGCATCAGTAGTCCACAATCCAAGAAcagccaccaagacaaagaaaacaacAGGAATATGGCATCCAGCGTGGCATTACCAACAGACTCTAAGGTCCCACCATGGTGCCCTGTCATGACAGGTATGTCAACTTGTGTTGCCATGGCAATAGGCGGCTTGCACTAGCTGATCATGTGACTTATTGGGTGGCATACTTGTGCATGCTTCGGCTTTAAATGGCAAAAAAacagaaagtttctttgtcagaaagggcttatCTTCATTGAAAGATTTCATATTTTTGTTGCTTTCTGGCTTGTTGGGTGCTCCCatttctgtatttatttttggcTTAGAGGGTTACATAGAGTATCATGTTTATAATGTAAATGACCTTCTGAAATGCGCTCATGCAGTTTAAACACTAATAGAATAGTAACATAAATCATTTAGATTTCTGTGACGCCAACATCTTGACCTTTTCTGTAGTATGAGTAAGCCCTTTCTAAGCCTTTCAACGATACTACTACTGGCTTCCGCCCTTGCGACTCACACAGCAAATGGGACCATTCCAGTGTGTTTAATGGGGTGTATTCTACGGAACACTCAGTATTATTATTGCTGCACACTTAAGAAGTCGGAGCATGGGTTGCATACAGAGCTGCCCCTTCATATTGCACTACTAGCAGCATTCTGTTTATGTTTAGTTCTACTTCAGTTCGAGACAAGTGGGAAGTGGCCAGATGACCTGGCCGCCATCAAGCATGTGAAGGCCGCCTTCCACATCAGACTGGCGCAACAACTCAAGGAGAAACTAGGTCTTGTTGCAGCCACCTCGCCTACATGTGTGGATGTGGTAAAGGTATCAAGGAACTTCTCGTCCATCAACCTTTAGGTCACCAAAACCTTATCCAGTATTGTCTAACACTACCTATTGTGGTCGTATAAACTCCATCCAATAGCATCTTAGAGCACTCCATCTAAGGAGGCCTTACAGAGATACATGGGGTCTAAGAAAACTACATTCAGACAGCTTTAAGATGACCCAATACAATAGTATCTTAGAACACTCCATCCAAGGAGACTTACAAAACTACATGGATTCTAAGAAAACTACATTCAGAGAGCTTTAAGATAACCCAATACAATAATATTTTAGAACACTCCATCTAACAAGGTCTTACAAAACTACACGAGGTCTAATAAAACTACATTCAGAGAACTTTAAGATAACCCAATACAATAGTATCTTAGAACACTCCACCTAACAAGGTCTTACAAAACTACATTCAGAGAACTTTAAGATAACCCAATACAATAGTATCTTAGAACACTCCACCTAACAAGGTCTTACAAAAGGTCTATGTTAGAAAACATGTCCCAACCCGGTCATAGTAACCTTATACAATAAGAACTCTTAAGAAAgccaaataaataataacttcATACTCTAGGATCTCGAATAAAACCTAATAAATTCTAAGAAAACTACATCCATTGAGAGCAGGCGATTTTCTGTAGGGATGTTTAGTTTAGCGCTAGCTGTGACCTCTTTACCTGTTTGCAGGACGGTTTTGTGTTCAGGGTCAAGATAGTCCACTACCGTGAGATGGTGCTACTGCAGGAGCCTGGGGATGAAATTGACTCGCACCTGCGGCAATCTCAAGCGGTTGCCATGGAGAAGGAGATTGTTTGGCTGCCAGCGCTCACAAGCACACTGCACGGGTAAGACAATGATTGAAAATGGGATGACAAGCCAGAAGGACGAACAGTCTGATACAAACAAAAAGGCACTTAGATAGAAAGGTGGATAAACAGACAAAGACAGCCAGAAACCAGCTTGACGGACAGTGAAACAGAAAGGCAgcgagacagacagacggtaAAACAGACGAAAAGACAGCTAGTCAAACATAATAGCTGCAAGACAAACCGACTAACGTAAAGTCAGAATGGCAGCCAGAAAGACAGAAAGATTGACCATATCTATCAGCCATTATATATTGCTCAATAAATGATGCTTGATAAAAATTGTCGTGTGTATCAGGGTTTTGCCGCCTgcatttttattctttatcaTTGCATTGCGAATTGCAGGAAAAATTGCTTCTTATAACATGACTGTTTGTGTGACTAAACCTAATGTTCTTTTTACAAGTATTCAACAGCAGTTCGTAGCGTACAGCGGTTGCGTTCGCTTGGCCATGCGCTGGGTGTGCAGTCAGCTATTGTTCCCTCACTTCCCCTCTGAGTGCGTCGAGCTATTGGTAGCGAGTCTATTCCTCTCACCGGCCCCGCTCACCCCTCCCCACTCTGCACTATGTGGGTTCATGCGCTTCCTCCACGTGCTGGCCACGTGCGACTGGAAGACGACCCCGATCATTGTCAACTTCAACAACGATCTTACAGGTACACAATAGACACCTCAGCATATTCCGATTATgttgatttattatttatgctGTTGATGGCACTTGTATGAGATAATACAAGTGTTATTTTGGAAAgaacgaaaacaaacaaaattttatCTTTCTCCTTGGATCTTTCAATTTCGGGTTTGAACGTCTCACTAAGAGGATAAACATTAATAGAAATATTACTCTAAGGATTACTAAAAACTGCATAGAGTAAACCAAGAAGATTCTCCTCATTAGTTTAATTAAAAATTAGTTTCTATACTTGGATGATGTTGAAAATAATAGGTTTAACATTCCGTTGCACGCTCatgttttcttatattttatcTGAATGCATCTGTAATCTTACTGTATTTTAACAATACGGTTGCATCAACGTTCAGGTGTTGAAAATGATTTGAGGGCACACAACTCAGATCtataacttgttttttttttcttagccGAGAATTATCAGGAAATCTCTTCCAAGTTCAGCAGCAACCGTGCACATTTGCCACCACTGTTCATATCGACGCCAAAAGACAGGTTCGACTCCAAGTGGACCCGTAACGCACCCAGCCGTATGGTCAGTATTATATCAGTGGATACACGCCTGTTTTAGTTAAAAAAACCTCACCAGCGCAAACGGGAATAGCAATTAGCCCATCTTTTTTATATCCGAACCATGGATCTCAAAACACAGCTGATCTTAAATAGGTTCATCCTTCCCATTGGCAACTTTCTTTCTCCGTCATTGGTAACCCTCCCTCCCATTGGCAACTCTCTTTCTCCCGGAATTGGCAACTGTCTTTCACCCGGTATTGGCAACTCTCTTTCTCCCGGTATTGGCAACTCTCTTTCTCCCGGTATTGGCAACTCTCTTTCTCCCGGTATTGGCAACTCTCTTTCTCCCGGTATTGGCAACTCTCTTTCTCCCGGTATTGGCAACTGTCTTTCACCCGGTATTGGCAACTCTCTTTCTCCTGGTATTGGCAACTCTTTATCCCTTTCTCCGTCATTGGCAAACCTCCCTCCCTTCCATTGGTAACTCTCTCTTTCTCCCTGTATTGGCAACTCTCTATCCCTTTCTCCTTCATTGGCAACCATCCCTCCCTCCCATTAGCAACTCTCTTTCACCCGGTATTGGCAACTCTCTCTTACTCGGTATTGGCAACTCTCTCTTACCCGGTATTGGCAACTCTCTTCTACCCGGTATTGGCAACTTTTTATCTCTTTCTCCGTCATTGgataccctccctcccttccaTTTGCAGCAGGTTGAAAACTTGTGATATATTTTTGTCAGATTCTCCAGCGGGTGCGCGTGTTGGCTCAAGAGTCGTACAATGTCATGAAAGAGACTCTTGAATCTACGGAACCTCCAGACCTTAAGGTGACAAGAACCCTTCTGTGCTCTTTTGATTGCTTCTAGatcgacgcgcgctaccgtggacACTTTAAAAAAGTCAGCTCGATACGATGCATCTTTGACTGAAAGGAATTTCAAAACTAAAAGGATAACCTTGTTTCGTTGAAGAATTTCTTTACCACGCTGGTTGGCTGAGTCGCACTACAATTGGAATCTAAAAAAATCAGAATGCATTTCAGTAGCAAACTAGATCCAACTCAATCACTATGAAATTTCATCTAGCATTTAAAGACATCTTAATTCTATTGCCAAGACAATATTTAGAAAAAtgtttataattaaaaaaaggtcCGCAATTCTTTCAGTAAGAAGAAGGAAGAAGTAGTAAATGTAATTTGCGATGTTTAATTGTTTAATCGGTAAATTTCGGGTAACAAAGTTCAAGTAAACGTCACTAAGGcgaagttcaaacgtcgtattgtCCTTGAGCCGTAGTAATCAATTCAAAAGCATACGAATGAATCAattcgattgtttcatctccatttgcattcatttgcattgaatatggCTCATGGATGATACGACGTTTAGACATAGCCTAAGACTGAGGAATCCTTCGTTAAACTTTCAGCCGATATTCCGACCACCAATTGAtgggtatgacgtcatcatcacGCTGCACTCCCGTATGCTGCCACGCCGGGACGAGGCTGTCGATGTTGACAAGCCACTGAAGAAGAAAGCCCACAGTGCTCGTAATAAAGCTGATGAACTCCCTGTGGTGGACTTTGACCCCGCTGAATGTTACCTCAGAGAGTTGCGGGTGAGAGCGAGTTACTCTAGATATACCTATTTATTCCAACGTTAAAGAAAGCAAATTTTACGCTCCTGCACAAAACAGTCATAAAAAGCATTTCAATCGAGTTACTAAGAAATTTCTATCAAAATATCGTCGTTACAGcaaaattcgttgttgcgcgacctcggtGAATATCCgaaatccttgtctcgtttggtAATAGCCacgtagtcagacacaagctttggggtggtttgtctggttttgattgtttggtttgattgactacgcgctattcccaaacgaagaaaaaatttttttgatTCCGTGAGGTCGCGATACCAATTCGGCAAAATTAAGATATTTAAAGTTCGGCAAATGTCAACTTTTGACAAGAGCTCCGTGTAAGCTAACATAATTTTACTAGTTTACCTATGACTGTTTTAAAGCAGCTAAAAAAAATCCGTGTTCCATACATACTACTTGCTAAACAACCGGACTCGACTATTAAAGCCGTGACATTGCTTTGAAATTCAGATAAACACTGTAAACGGTCGATGCAAACACCAAGAACATACGAAAATGAGAAGGCGCGAGTGGGAAGTGAACCCAGACCTCCATGTCCCAATGCCTGACATGTTAACCACTACACAATACTTTCCAACCTAACCCATCTTCACATCTTTTCTGCAAACGGCTGTAGATTAAAAACTTCGAGATGCATTACATGTTTCTCACGTAAAACTGAGGTTTTCtcgacaatttttttaatgtcatCCTTTGCATTTCCAGGAAGCTTTTTCAGACATTGCGTTGTTTTTTCACGACCCACATGGTGGAGATATGATCGCCGTTTTATGGAGGCCGAACGCTTTATCGCCGGCTCTATTCAaggtaaaatacactttagtACATGCAAGTCTCtgcccccccccatccccccagCTCCAACAAGGACGTTCCTAATGCGTATTTACATGACTTATAATCATAAGCTTTTTATAAATACTAtagtttatttaatttttaaattttagtgcaGTTTATCTCGAATCTTGTGGCGCAAAAATTTTAGACGAGCTTCTTCGTCACTTGCTCCTCGACCCAGTGCATCTCGCATTAAACGCACCAAAGAAGTCCCAAAGCTTGACGGTCAAACGTCCCTGCCTCTATAACACATTATTAAAATTAGCATTCTATTTGTGAAAGTTTTGAAAAGCAAATAGCTTACCAGAGGTAAGAGGGACTCACTTCGCTCCAACTTCTAGGCTTCCAAATCGAGAAATAACAACAGCACAAGTTCAGTTAAGACTtatacttttattttaaacTGTTGTTTGGAACTATGAAGTGATTTAAGCAATTTAGCAAGTTTATCGATGACGCTTATACGAGTACTTAAAATGAACTTGGGCCGCCTGTGTGTGAACCCGATACAAGCTTCATCTTGACTTCATTGTAGCCATTGCTGTTATCGTACGTCACGAGTGCGTAAATCTACTATGAATTCATTTCGCAGGTGCTTCACGCAGAGTACAAGGCTCCTGTCAAGGAATCCTTGACCAGTTCAAAGGTAAGAAGCAAAAGCAGATATTTGCAAATATTGGAAAGACGGCCGTAATCAATGTCTGAACAGTCAGAAACTTTTTTCGAccattacagaaaaaaatacagtacagTTATATTACAAAAGTAGATCGTGAATACACAGAGCACAGATACTTTGATactgaaaatattaaaaacaagaaaaacgcGAAGAAACATTCAAAGTGCTTTATTCTTGTTGTATTTCAGAAGCGGACCGCGCCTGCGCCGACAGTCGAACCCAACATTCCCGCCATCTTGGAGGACTTCAAGATTATTGGAGAAGGACTGGTGAAGAGTGTTCAATCATTAAAGAAAAACACTGATCAGTATATGAACACACCATGAAGAAATGAATGGAGAACATTGATATTCAGACGTAGCAGCACGGGCTATAAGAAAATTTTACTCCGAAATAATGTCTAATTATTGTTGAATAAATCACGTATTCCCACCTAAGCTGGTCCATGCGGAGCgcattatccaagatggcggccgggtTATGCGAACTCCTTGTTTACAGGGTTTACGTGCCAGAAAAACTAtgaaagcctacaggtaggctaggCCCGGTAGGATTTTGTTAGGGGAGTATTTGATCCCGTACCAAACAAGGATGCTCTGGCCCTCAGGCACGAAGAGCGATCTCTCCGATTTATCTGTATCTCTGGGGAATAGATTTTACTCGACCAAGTATTTTCAAAGGGTACCactcattttaaaataattcacGCCAAGAAACGGCTAGTTGTATTCCATGTCTCGTGTACCCGATGGGTAACATGAGGATTGAAATATAAGATTGAATATCTTGGAATCTGAACTAGCCTACTAAACAAATCCTGCCAATCAAGTAAAGGCTAAACTATCACGTGATGGCCACACCTGCGTTAGGAGTGGAGGAGTTTCTAGGCCATTTCACTTGCTAAGAAAAATGATCGCCAGGAATGTAGACATCACAATCTGAATCTGAGAAGCGATTTTTATCTGCTTTTAAAGTTGCAAAATATGCAAAATATGTTATTAAACCCGGCTTAGAAAGTTTCGCTAATCTTTATACGTGCTGTTGTTTTTATGTTCGTTTCTATTTCTATGTCTTAGAAACGATATCAGAAGACTAAAGAAGAATTAGAGAATTGGGATCTAGAATTATAAGCACGATCATGAATCAAGGACATTTCAATTTGCACGAAAAAGgactcgtttttataaaaCCGCaaaaactgtttattttttatcaagaGTAGGAGATCAATCAATGGGAACATAATCTATGAACTTCTGAGACTTTTCTGTAAGCAAAGATCAAGATAAACATAATACATATTGACATAAGACATATTGTCGCCTTTTACTTGCTCGCTCTAGCTTCCTGTTTACTGTAAGCTAATGAGGTAATAACAGCTTCGATTAGGAGGAAGATTAGTGTCTTGTCCTCGTCACGGTTTGACATTGCAGCGCCACAAATATTAACCCAGGAAATAGCAGTGAAAATCTTGCACGAATTTGGACCAAGAGGCGGTGGTTAACAATTGACCCAGGGCCGGCGAAGGTTTAACCCAGGCGTTGCGTAAACACAGGATCAGAGGGACGCGCCCGGCAGCTATCTGGCCATATCGCTTCGGAAGCTATACAAGGCAAAGGAAATTACCTTGAGTCTGGGTAAGCAGTaatgactaaaaaaaataataataaaccatCAAACTAtacttagtttttttttatatatatatattttaagaaaatgaccGAAAGGGTGTGCACCATaccaacccccacccccttaccCGCACCTTAAGAGGATACCAAATTCCGACAGAAATTGCTTTTATGAATTACTCTTTTCGTTGTTGATTTAATTGCGAGGTCGAAAGATAAAGACAAGGAAATGGTAAAAAGTCGTTAAAAATATCGGCTTACCTTACTCTGTCTGACTTAATCGAAAATCTGCAATCTGCAGCTGCGTTCACTAAAGAAGCAATTTTCCGGACTTTCTTGATACAGGTTAATCTATTCACAAAGCGCGTATAGAATTTTGATTGGCTCACCAGCTTTTCTCAAAATAGCCATTCTCTAGGAAGGCTCatacaccttttgcttttcattaccgAGAAATACGCAGTCATTTTAGCCAAACttacaaacatttacgccGACGTACTGTCATTTATACGAAAGTAAAAGCATTTgaactaaaaggaaatacattaacGATTTTTACATAATCGAGTGCACACAATTGCATTTTTATCACATTCATTTACACTTTTTGACAATCAGGAACGAAAAATCTGTTTTCATTTTCGCGTTAAAGCATAACAACAACACTAaaaaattgttattgttatgttattgttttttgtatCACTCGTACCCAGGATCTTGCTTATATTGACCGTCTGTTTCAAAGCGAGGCTgccaaaaaacaaaatggccgcCGTCACGAGTAAAAACCCACAATAACACAAGTTAACACTTCCTTGACATCTAATGCTTACAATGGCCGAGGCACCTGAACCGAGTGCCTTACGGTAT
Protein-coding regions in this window:
- the LOC5512011 gene encoding nucleolar protein 6 isoform X1 — encoded protein: MKRANEIMAGGREKKKTKDDGKMESLYRPLTSEELGELKETEQLFHSSLIRLQIKELIEEIQIKKKNEALEDTLHALNEVLLAIPDGKKEYELSDMSWLPRKVVFPLPPTPSPVKGKFKFLKPSAVNIVGSYQLKTAIKPSFNVDVSINMPKECFQDKDYLNMRYLHKRAAYLCVVAHHVIKSKLFQTVRFVNTDGDILKPVLSLKPKGKAGKNCTVRIHPVISNEVFKLQRLAPNKSNVRLNWLFPEASSSSDIESVLPTPHYNSLILRDMVLGGHLRCLFQCMNDCPSAREAIMLLSVWLRQRELDEGQGGFSRFLVSMVVAHLHTTRKINSYMSSYQIVRIFLQFISSSDWTTCTAIKKDQNSDENNLPSLSCHHAAFDVVFVDPSGYLNLCANVSKSTYYRVRHEAKLSFHLLDDRFVDGFYAMFMKPVPFMQKFDQCFSLANIECLKNVTERVELQPSILSHAGDWVPVAVSWLVELLHKGLGKRAEMIYVKPSACKEWSVRENPPTLQQDSVTIGLILDTDHSDSILDYGPPGDNTLEAAIFREFWGSKSELRRFKDGSILEAVVWPSSSAGERRTVCERIIKYLLNRHGKVEPEMVRFVSSQLDCLLQRNNGTSTTPSESQQAPTSSSIQGTGEESMSLVIKAYDSLCKDIRGLELPLAVHSLQGISPIFRGAEVHPPNPCISSPQSKNSHQDKENNRNMASSVALPTDSKVPPWCPVMTVLLQFETSGKWPDDLAAIKHVKAAFHIRLAQQLKEKLGLVAATSPTCVDVVKDGFVFRVKIVHYREMVLLQEPGDEIDSHLRQSQAVAMEKEIVWLPALTSTLHGIQQQFVAYSGCVRLAMRWVCSQLLFPHFPSECVELLVASLFLSPAPLTPPHSALCGFMRFLHVLATCDWKTTPIIVNFNNDLTAENYQEISSKFSSNRAHLPPLFISTPKDRFDSKWTRNAPSRMILQRVRVLAQESYNVMKETLESTEPPDLKPIFRPPIDGYDVIITLHSRMLPRRDEAVDVDKPLKKKAHSARNKADELPVVDFDPAECYLRELREAFSDIALFFHDPHGGDMIAVLWRPNALSPALFKVLHAEYKAPVKESLTSSKKRTAPAPTVEPNIPAILEDFKIIGEGLVKSVQSLKKNTDQYMNTP
- the LOC5512011 gene encoding nucleolar protein 6 isoform X2, producing the protein MSDILNGVLLAIPDGKKEYELSDMSWLPRKVVFPLPPTPSPVKGKFKFLKPSAVNIVGSYQLKTAIKPSFNVDVSINMPKECFQDKDYLNMRYLHKRAAYLCVVAHHVIKSKLFQTVRFVNTDGDILKPVLSLKPKGKAGKNCTVRIHPVISNEVFKLQRLAPNKSNVRLNWLFPEASSSSDIESVLPTPHYNSLILRDMVLGGHLRCLFQCMNDCPSAREAIMLLSVWLRQRELDEGQGGFSRFLVSMVVAHLHTTRKINSYMSSYQIVRIFLQFISSSDWTTCTAIKKDQNSDENNLPSLSCHHAAFDVVFVDPSGYLNLCANVSKSTYYRVRHEAKLSFHLLDDRFVDGFYAMFMKPVPFMQKFDQCFSLANIECLKNVTERVELQPSILSHAGDWVPVAVSWLVELLHKGLGKRAEMIYVKPSACKEWSVRENPPTLQQDSVTIGLILDTDHSDSILDYGPPGDNTLEAAIFREFWGSKSELRRFKDGSILEAVVWPSSSAGERRTVCERIIKYLLNRHGKVEPEMVRFVSSQLDCLLQRNNGTSTTPSESQQAPTSSSIQGTGEESMSLVIKAYDSLCKDIRGLELPLAVHSLQGISPIFRGAEVHPPNPCISSPQSKNSHQDKENNRNMASSVALPTDSKVPPWCPVMTVLLQFETSGKWPDDLAAIKHVKAAFHIRLAQQLKEKLGLVAATSPTCVDVVKDGFVFRVKIVHYREMVLLQEPGDEIDSHLRQSQAVAMEKEIVWLPALTSTLHGIQQQFVAYSGCVRLAMRWVCSQLLFPHFPSECVELLVASLFLSPAPLTPPHSALCGFMRFLHVLATCDWKTTPIIVNFNNDLTAENYQEISSKFSSNRAHLPPLFISTPKDRFDSKWTRNAPSRMILQRVRVLAQESYNVMKETLESTEPPDLKPIFRPPIDGYDVIITLHSRMLPRRDEAVDVDKPLKKKAHSARNKADELPVVDFDPAECYLRELREAFSDIALFFHDPHGGDMIAVLWRPNALSPALFKVLHAEYKAPVKESLTSSKKRTAPAPTVEPNIPAILEDFKIIGEGLVKSVQSLKKNTDQYMNTP